The Thalassospira sp. TSL5-1 genome contains the following window.
TGGCGGGGAATATGCTGGAAGCCCTTCAAAAGGGCGCATTTTCGCCGGAAAAACCGGTTTATTCGGACCTTTCCGTTGGCGGTGCGCGCTGGCAACAATCGCGTTAATGCAATGCGGGGTGTTTTTGCTATGATTGGCAGGCACCCCGTATTTCGGAGCGCAAAGCAAGACGACAAGTAAGGAGAGACCGCACCATGCCGATCCGTTTCCGATATATGATGGCTGGTATCGCCCTTTTCGGGCTGGCCGCCTGCGGGGAGACATCGCCCAAATGGGAACCCCAGGATATGATGGGCGGCCCGGCAGAGCAGAAAAACCTGAATGACACATATGCCCGCATGGTGGATTTCAAGGCAATGGCGACCGATGATACTGGCAAGCCTTTTTATGCCGGTCCCAGTGCCACGGTGGTGGGGGCGGGGCAATTGGCCCTTGCCATGTGCCAGAATGCCGGGGGTCCCAATTGCCGCGTTGCCCGTTTGGGTTTGACCTCGATCGAGGGCCTGGATCAGCAGGCGGTCAGCGATGTGATCAAATCCTATAATGACACGTTAACCGCCGAAGCCACCCAGGCGGCCCGGGCGGGCAATATCGAGGCGGCCAATTGGCTGGCCTATCATTATGCTACCAAGGGCGAAAATCTGGGTGAAGCCGAACGGCTGATCAAACTGGCGCTTAAGGTGCAGCCCGATAATCCGTCCATTCAGGATACCTATGGTCTGATCCTGTATAAAAAGGGCGATTATGCAGCGGCGGAGGAAGCCCTGATCCAGGCCAACAAGGCCGCCCCGATTGCCGAGCATCTGGCCCATTTTGCCGATAACGCCCTGGCAATGGGCAAGCGCGATATGGCCCGTGTGGCCTATCAACGGGCGCTTGATGCCAACCCGGACCCGGTTTTATCCCAGCGCATTCAAAAACAGTTGCTGGCAATTGATATGGCGGGTGGTATTCGCAAGTAAAGGCAAAGGGCTGTATGGCGCTTTGGGGATGTTGGCGTGATTGATTGTATTATTTTTGATTGCGACGGCGTTCTGATCGACAGTGAAATTCTGTCATTCGCCGTCGATCAGCAAATTCTGGCCGGGTATGGCATCAATTTACAGCCTGATGAAATTGCGCGTGATTTTGGCGGTATCAGCTATGGCGAGATGGTTTCTACCCTGAATGAACGCTTTGATATGGCACTTGATGCCGCGCACTATCA
Protein-coding sequences here:
- a CDS encoding M48 family metallopeptidase translates to MPIRFRYMMAGIALFGLAACGETSPKWEPQDMMGGPAEQKNLNDTYARMVDFKAMATDDTGKPFYAGPSATVVGAGQLALAMCQNAGGPNCRVARLGLTSIEGLDQQAVSDVIKSYNDTLTAEATQAARAGNIEAANWLAYHYATKGENLGEAERLIKLALKVQPDNPSIQDTYGLILYKKGDYAAAEEALIQANKAAPIAEHLAHFADNALAMGKRDMARVAYQRALDANPDPVLSQRIQKQLLAIDMAGGIRK